Proteins from a genomic interval of Sporolactobacillus sp. Y61:
- a CDS encoding stage VI sporulation protein F: protein MDPNHSFFDNIEKKTQVKKEDIVNIANSVSNADFSNPEVVRQLINRIGKTAGVAVTKEKEDALVKAITSGNVPGNLSTLSKLFGQNR from the coding sequence GTGGATCCGAATCATTCATTCTTTGATAACATTGAAAAAAAGACTCAAGTTAAGAAAGAGGATATTGTAAACATTGCAAATTCTGTATCAAACGCAGATTTCAGCAATCCCGAAGTCGTACGGCAGCTGATTAACCGGATCGGGAAGACCGCCGGAGTAGCAGTAACGAAGGAAAAAGAGGATGCACTCGTTAAAGCGATTACTTCGGGCAATGTACCCGGCAATTTGTCGACACTATCGAAATTATTCGGCCAGAACAGGTAA
- a CDS encoding phosphoribosylanthranilate isomerase, which yields MQSRADFIGFIFTVRSERVVQAPEVSRWLKELGDSGGKKLVGVFADDSIEKISDVLGYVALDVIQLHGHESPRETADIRRTTGVSVWKTIHHGPDTVEMMHSYSGMVDGFVIDTKVKGMMGGTGKTFDWNSVPAYEAEAKEQHVPCLIAGGVKPENIQHLLAFQPSGIDISSGIESHFRKDCHLMRKIEEKVWINDAQTASD from the coding sequence GTGCAAAGCCGGGCAGATTTTATAGGTTTTATTTTTACGGTAAGAAGTGAAAGAGTAGTACAGGCGCCGGAAGTGTCACGCTGGCTGAAAGAACTGGGTGATAGCGGCGGGAAGAAGCTGGTTGGCGTATTTGCTGATGATTCTATAGAAAAGATTTCAGACGTGCTCGGATATGTAGCATTGGATGTGATCCAGCTGCATGGTCATGAATCTCCGCGGGAAACCGCTGATATACGCAGAACGACTGGCGTAAGCGTCTGGAAAACCATCCATCACGGACCGGATACAGTAGAAATGATGCATTCGTACAGTGGAATGGTCGACGGATTTGTGATCGATACAAAAGTGAAGGGTATGATGGGCGGAACCGGAAAAACATTTGACTGGAACAGTGTCCCTGCTTATGAAGCTGAAGCAAAAGAACAACATGTTCCCTGTCTGATTGCCGGAGGTGTCAAGCCGGAAAATATCCAACATCTTCTTGCTTTCCAGCCTTCGGGGATTGACATCTCATCCGGTATAGAAAGCCATTTTCGGAAAGACTGTCATCTGATGCGGAAAATCGAAGAAAAGGTGTGGATAAACGATGCTCAAACAGCCTCAGACTGA
- the trpB gene encoding tryptophan synthase subunit beta produces the protein MLKQPQTETMKPINRKGRYGKFGGQYVPETLMHALLELEKGFNEAIHDSHFLEKYHQILQEYSGRPTPVTLCRRLSAATGGAKIYLKREDLNHTGAHKINNAVGQALLARRMGKKNMIAETGAGQHGVATATVAAYFGMPCKVFMGATDVERQALNVFRMRLLGAEVVSVSNGNGTLKDAINEALRYWAAHVEDTAYIDGSVVGPHPYPMIVRDFQRIIGDEARKQMMDMTGRLPDAACACVGGGSNAMGLFTAFLKDKVKLYGAEAGGKGTETGEHAATLTKGSLGVIHGAMTYLLQDKNGQITEPYSISAGLDYPGIGPEHAFLRDSGRAHYEAITDDEAIDALLKLSKYEGILPAIESAHGLALAMKVARKMDRSQSILVCLSGRGDKDVHTVWHVLEKRKSERGLEE, from the coding sequence ATGCTCAAACAGCCTCAGACTGAGACAATGAAGCCAATAAACAGGAAGGGCCGTTATGGAAAATTCGGCGGCCAGTATGTACCGGAAACATTAATGCATGCGCTGCTGGAACTGGAGAAGGGGTTTAACGAGGCGATTCATGACTCGCACTTTCTGGAAAAATACCATCAGATTCTTCAGGAATACTCGGGGCGTCCCACTCCCGTTACCCTGTGCCGGAGGCTGAGTGCTGCAACAGGTGGTGCAAAAATCTATTTAAAGAGAGAAGACCTCAACCACACCGGTGCTCATAAAATAAATAACGCAGTTGGTCAGGCACTCCTGGCGAGGAGGATGGGAAAGAAAAATATGATCGCTGAAACCGGAGCAGGTCAGCACGGTGTGGCTACAGCTACAGTGGCTGCCTATTTCGGAATGCCCTGTAAAGTATTTATGGGTGCGACAGATGTAGAAAGACAGGCATTGAATGTTTTCAGAATGAGACTGCTTGGAGCTGAAGTCGTATCCGTTTCAAATGGGAATGGAACCTTGAAGGACGCAATCAATGAAGCACTGAGATACTGGGCTGCTCATGTCGAAGATACGGCGTACATTGACGGCTCAGTTGTCGGTCCGCACCCTTATCCGATGATTGTTCGTGATTTTCAGCGGATTATCGGTGATGAAGCCAGAAAGCAAATGATGGATATGACGGGCAGGCTCCCCGATGCAGCATGTGCCTGTGTAGGTGGAGGCAGCAATGCCATGGGGCTGTTTACCGCTTTTCTTAAAGATAAGGTTAAACTGTATGGAGCAGAAGCCGGCGGAAAAGGTACGGAAACAGGAGAACATGCAGCGACCCTGACAAAGGGCAGTTTAGGTGTTATACACGGGGCGATGACTTATCTCCTTCAGGATAAGAACGGGCAGATCACTGAACCTTATTCCATATCTGCAGGGCTTGATTATCCCGGAATCGGTCCGGAGCATGCCTTTCTGAGGGATTCCGGGCGGGCTCATTATGAGGCAATTACAGATGATGAAGCGATCGATGCACTGCTGAAGCTGAGTAAATACGAAGGTATTCTTCCGGCAATTGAAAGTGCACATGGCCTTGCGCTCGCCATGAAAGTGGCCAGAAAGATGGACAGATCTCAGTCAATACTGGTCTGCCTGTCGGGGCGTGGGGATAAAGATGTTCATACCGTATGGCATGTACTTGAAAAAAGAAAATCGGAAAGGGGGCTGGAAGAATGA
- the spoIVA gene encoding stage IV sporulation protein A has protein sequence MERVDIFKDIAERTGGDIYLGVVGAVRTGKSTFIKKFMELVVLPNIDNEADRVRAQDELPQSAAGKQIMTTEPKFVPNHAVTVTVEEGLEVNIRVVDCVGYAVKGAKGFEDENGPRMVHTPWYDEPIPFQEAAEIGTRKVIQEHSTLGVVITTDGSIGEIGREDYVEAEERIVDELKEVGKPFILIINSSHPFHPETEALRRDLSEKYDIPVLSQSVENMSEHDINNILRETLFEFPVLEVNVNLPSWVMVLKEDHWLRQSYEDAVKDTVKDIKRLRDVDRVVGTFGEYDFIENAQLSGIEMGKGTAEIDLHAPDNLYDQVLKEVVGVEIRGKDHLLQLMQDFVHAKREYDQVSEALKMVKQTGYGIAAPSINDMSLDEPEIIRQGSRFGVRLKAVAPSIHMIKVDVESEFAPIIGTEKQSEELVRYLMQDFEDDPLSIWNSDIFGRSLNSIVREGISAKLALMPENARYKLKETLERIINEGSGGLIAIIL, from the coding sequence CTGGAACGAGTGGACATCTTTAAAGACATCGCTGAAAGAACCGGCGGAGATATCTATCTTGGAGTCGTCGGAGCGGTCCGAACGGGTAAATCAACTTTTATCAAAAAGTTTATGGAACTGGTCGTTCTGCCGAACATTGATAATGAGGCAGATCGTGTACGTGCTCAGGATGAGCTGCCACAGAGTGCTGCCGGTAAGCAGATCATGACTACTGAGCCAAAATTTGTCCCAAATCATGCGGTGACTGTGACCGTAGAAGAAGGGCTTGAGGTCAATATCCGTGTCGTGGACTGCGTGGGCTATGCAGTTAAGGGAGCAAAAGGTTTTGAAGATGAGAACGGGCCCAGGATGGTTCATACGCCGTGGTATGACGAACCGATCCCATTTCAGGAAGCAGCGGAGATTGGAACAAGAAAAGTGATTCAGGAACACTCGACACTGGGTGTTGTGATCACAACTGATGGATCTATTGGAGAAATCGGGAGAGAGGACTATGTAGAGGCTGAAGAACGAATTGTCGACGAGCTGAAAGAAGTGGGCAAACCTTTTATCCTGATCATTAATTCATCTCATCCGTTCCACCCTGAGACAGAAGCATTACGCAGAGATCTGTCTGAGAAGTATGACATCCCGGTTCTCTCACAAAGTGTTGAGAATATGAGCGAGCATGATATCAACAATATTCTTCGAGAAACGTTGTTCGAGTTCCCGGTTCTGGAGGTTAATGTCAACCTGCCGAGCTGGGTGATGGTGCTGAAGGAAGATCACTGGCTGAGACAGAGTTATGAAGACGCGGTAAAGGATACGGTTAAAGATATTAAACGTCTTCGTGATGTTGATCGCGTTGTGGGTACATTCGGAGAATATGACTTTATCGAAAATGCACAGCTTTCCGGCATTGAGATGGGGAAGGGAACAGCGGAAATTGACCTTCATGCCCCGGATAACCTGTATGACCAGGTTCTGAAGGAAGTCGTCGGCGTCGAAATCAGAGGTAAAGATCACCTTCTGCAGCTGATGCAGGATTTCGTTCATGCCAAAAGAGAGTATGATCAGGTGTCTGAAGCTCTTAAAATGGTAAAACAGACCGGTTACGGTATTGCTGCCCCATCGATTAATGATATGAGCCTCGATGAGCCGGAAATTATCCGGCAGGGATCACGTTTTGGTGTCCGTCTGAAGGCAGTTGCCCCTTCAATTCATATGATTAAGGTGGATGTGGAGTCTGAATTTGCACCGATTATCGGAACCGAGAAGCAAAGTGAAGAACTGGTTCGATATCTGATGCAGGATTTTGAAGATGATCCGCTGTCCATATGGAACTCAGATATATTCGGCCGGTCACTGAATTCTATTGTACGTGAAGGCATATCTGCCAAGCTCGCCTTAATGCCCGAAAATGCACGATATAAACTCAAAGAAACGCTTGAACGGATAATAAACGAGGGATCGGGCGGACTGATCGCTATTATCCTGTAG
- a CDS encoding HU family DNA-binding protein, protein MNKTELISAVAESAELSKKDATKAVDSVLSTIADVLKDGSKVQLIGFGNFEVRERAARKGRNPQTGEEIEIKASKVPAFKPGKALKEAVQ, encoded by the coding sequence TTGAATAAGACTGAATTGATTTCTGCTGTAGCAGAATCCGCAGAATTATCCAAGAAGGATGCAACTAAAGCTGTTGATTCTGTTCTGTCAACCATTGCAGATGTATTAAAAGATGGAAGCAAAGTTCAATTAATCGGATTTGGCAACTTTGAAGTTCGTGAGCGTGCAGCTCGAAAGGGCCGCAATCCTCAGACTGGTGAGGAAATCGAAATCAAAGCAAGCAAAGTTCCGGCATTTAAGCCTGGTAAGGCATTGAAAGAAGCCGTCCAATGA
- a CDS encoding protein-glutamate O-methyltransferase CheR, with product MKQAADPDYEQFKNLFLQLTGINLVYYKEEQMRRRLSTLRAKRGFSSFVRYFYALQQSEKLLNECLNRITINVTEFFRNRPRWAVLEQRISRLAAERSRLNVWSAACSTGEEAYSLVILLKKYLPDHAFHITATDIDRDVLQKASEGQYPSTALKELSAKERRAYFTQNGMTCTVNHSMKKSIRFYQNNLLSDPAPGTFDLIVCRNVLIYFTEEGKRLIYPKLSGALRKDGLLFVGSTEQIFHPEHYLLRPAETFFYEKMQ from the coding sequence ATGAAACAGGCGGCAGATCCGGATTATGAACAGTTTAAAAACCTTTTCTTGCAACTTACGGGTATAAACCTGGTGTACTATAAAGAAGAACAGATGCGCAGACGTTTAAGTACATTGCGGGCAAAAAGGGGGTTTTCTTCTTTTGTCCGCTACTTTTATGCATTACAGCAATCGGAAAAGCTGCTTAATGAATGTCTGAACCGGATAACGATCAATGTCACAGAATTTTTCAGGAATCGTCCGCGCTGGGCAGTGCTTGAACAGAGAATAAGCAGGCTGGCAGCTGAACGGTCGAGATTAAATGTCTGGAGTGCAGCCTGTTCTACAGGCGAAGAAGCCTATTCTCTCGTCATACTGCTTAAGAAGTATTTACCGGATCATGCATTTCATATTACTGCTACAGACATTGACCGTGACGTTTTACAAAAAGCGTCGGAGGGACAGTATCCGTCTACTGCTTTAAAGGAACTGTCTGCAAAAGAACGCAGGGCCTATTTCACGCAGAACGGTATGACCTGTACAGTAAATCATTCGATGAAAAAATCCATCCGCTTTTATCAGAATAATCTGCTGAGTGACCCGGCTCCGGGTACATTCGATCTTATCGTCTGCCGCAACGTACTGATTTACTTCACGGAGGAAGGAAAAAGGCTCATCTATCCTAAACTGAGTGGTGCACTCCGTAAGGATGGCCTTCTTTTTGTCGGAAGCACAGAGCAGATATTCCATCCCGAACACTATTTATTGCGTCCGGCGGAAACGTTCTTCTATGAAAAGATGCAGTGA
- a CDS encoding demethylmenaquinone methyltransferase: MNEQDQKHKKVHQVFQTIYRKYDTMNSLISFNRHKTWRKIADEAVAAESGSTCIDVCCGTGDWTMQLAEDVGKNGHVIGLDFSDNMLKVARSKIMATQLENITLVNGDAMAIPYEDSQFDRATIGFGLRNVPDYLTVLREIRRVLKPGGVLVCLETSKPNIPVYRQLYFFYFKYVMPLLGKLFAGSYKEYAWLNESTMKFPDRDTLARLFYEAGFTHVTIRSLMGGIAAIHRAEKPDEG; the protein is encoded by the coding sequence ATGAATGAACAGGATCAGAAACACAAAAAGGTCCATCAGGTGTTTCAGACGATTTACAGGAAATACGATACGATGAACTCACTGATCAGTTTTAATCGTCACAAAACCTGGAGAAAGATAGCAGATGAAGCTGTAGCGGCGGAGTCAGGTTCGACATGTATTGACGTATGCTGCGGAACCGGAGACTGGACGATGCAACTTGCAGAGGATGTTGGAAAGAACGGCCATGTCATCGGACTTGATTTTAGTGACAATATGCTGAAAGTGGCAAGATCAAAGATCATGGCAACGCAGCTGGAAAACATTACACTCGTAAACGGAGATGCGATGGCCATTCCCTATGAAGACAGCCAGTTTGACCGTGCAACCATCGGGTTTGGCCTGCGAAATGTACCGGATTACCTGACTGTTCTCCGGGAAATCAGAAGAGTGCTCAAACCGGGAGGTGTACTTGTCTGTCTCGAAACATCAAAGCCAAACATTCCTGTATACAGACAATTGTACTTTTTTTATTTCAAGTACGTCATGCCTCTTCTTGGGAAACTGTTTGCCGGAAGTTACAAAGAGTACGCCTGGCTAAACGAATCAACAATGAAATTTCCGGACAGGGATACTCTGGCGCGCTTGTTTTACGAGGCGGGGTTTACACATGTCACGATCCGTTCATTGATGGGCGGTATCGCTGCGATTCATCGTGCCGAGAAACCGGATGAAGGGTGA
- a CDS encoding polyprenyl synthetase family protein yields MVLGQIYAGTKKELKTIEKYLEMALEAPHPLLHEAGLELLRAGGKRIRPMLALMASRYGDPGRHEVSVSAVMLELIHMASLVHDDVVDNSELRRGRPTVKAKWDNRVAIFTGDYIFACAIKLISAFDHPEAHRQISRVIRDLSLGEIDQIRHLRNWKQNLRTYLRRIKRKTAILMALSCQLGAMAAGCDTSLSRKLYYYGYFLGMSYQITDDILDFVGNERQLGKPAGSDLRNGNITLPVFYALRNPELHDAIVSVLTEAEPSDDDWDDVIGKIRDSQAIEEAQSLSDRYLRKAEGILDELPDQKVTGLLREMTAYVGERKY; encoded by the coding sequence ATGGTTCTTGGACAAATTTATGCAGGAACAAAAAAAGAGCTGAAAACGATCGAGAAATATCTGGAAATGGCTCTTGAAGCGCCGCACCCATTACTGCATGAAGCGGGCCTCGAGTTACTCCGTGCAGGAGGGAAGCGAATACGCCCTATGCTCGCTTTGATGGCCTCTCGATACGGTGATCCGGGTCGACATGAAGTAAGCGTTTCCGCGGTGATGCTCGAGTTGATCCATATGGCCTCTCTGGTTCATGACGATGTGGTTGATAACTCGGAACTCCGTCGTGGAAGACCCACTGTAAAAGCAAAATGGGATAATCGTGTCGCAATTTTTACAGGGGACTATATCTTTGCGTGTGCCATTAAATTAATTTCAGCTTTTGACCATCCGGAAGCACATCGGCAGATATCCAGGGTCATCCGGGATCTGAGCCTTGGTGAGATTGATCAAATCAGACATCTTCGAAACTGGAAGCAGAATCTCAGAACATACTTACGCCGTATTAAACGAAAAACAGCCATTCTTATGGCACTTAGCTGTCAGCTTGGGGCGATGGCAGCGGGATGTGACACTTCATTGTCAAGAAAACTCTACTACTACGGTTATTTTCTCGGTATGAGTTATCAGATAACTGATGATATCCTTGATTTTGTCGGTAACGAAAGGCAGCTTGGAAAACCGGCAGGCAGTGATCTGAGAAATGGAAATATTACCCTGCCTGTATTTTACGCTCTGAGAAACCCTGAACTGCATGATGCTATTGTCTCAGTGCTGACTGAAGCTGAACCCTCCGATGATGATTGGGACGATGTCATTGGAAAGATCAGAGATTCACAGGCGATAGAGGAGGCACAGTCACTCAGTGACCGCTATTTAAGAAAAGCGGAGGGAATACTCGACGAATTGCCGGATCAAAAGGTGACTGGATTATTAAGGGAAATGACCGCTTATGTCGGTGAAAGAAAATATTAA
- a CDS encoding heptaprenyl diphosphate synthase component 1: MLDTNRIGVLLSELKHDLSHPYVDSYLSRPEIDQDKVLIYYFLFSYQKRTEQPEKCTKSVMIAETGLKTHDKMAVTLPGEADAIKKSQLTVLAGDYYSALYYYILSRTGDMEIVEWVAEAIQNYNTEKCRLYYPAHRLSWTQTVQILARIESALISHVAAKLGYDWLVPALSDFFLCKLLSKNDMLQQKNGYDSFLFRFLSDHITDDRAVLRQLMNEEIKRAEARFNERIKRSMIPGGGFSDLITDLSSRLNTICRCTAGEE, translated from the coding sequence ATGCTTGATACAAACCGGATCGGAGTTTTGCTGAGTGAACTGAAGCATGACCTGAGTCATCCATATGTCGACAGCTATTTATCCCGGCCAGAGATTGACCAGGATAAAGTGTTGATTTATTATTTCCTGTTCAGTTATCAGAAACGTACAGAACAACCGGAAAAATGCACGAAAAGTGTCATGATTGCCGAGACAGGATTAAAAACACATGATAAGATGGCTGTTACATTACCGGGTGAGGCAGATGCCATAAAGAAAAGTCAGCTTACCGTACTTGCCGGAGATTATTACAGCGCCCTTTATTATTACATCCTGTCACGTACGGGTGACATGGAAATTGTGGAGTGGGTGGCTGAAGCCATTCAGAACTACAATACGGAAAAGTGCAGGCTCTATTACCCTGCGCACCGCCTCAGCTGGACGCAAACTGTTCAGATTCTGGCAAGAATTGAGAGTGCCCTTATTTCACATGTCGCTGCTAAACTGGGATATGACTGGCTCGTCCCTGCCTTAAGTGACTTTTTTCTGTGTAAATTGCTTTCAAAGAATGATATGCTTCAGCAGAAAAATGGTTATGATTCATTTTTATTCCGTTTTCTGTCTGATCATATAACTGATGATCGGGCAGTACTTCGGCAGCTGATGAATGAGGAAATAAAAAGAGCAGAAGCCCGGTTTAATGAACGAATAAAACGTTCCATGATACCCGGTGGCGGCTTCTCTGATTTGATAACAGATCTAAGCAGTCGGTTAAACACGATTTGCCGGTGTACAGCAGGAGAGGAATAA
- the ndk gene encoding nucleoside-diphosphate kinase, with translation MERTFLMIKPDAVRRGLIGQIIARFEAKGFKMVAGKLMNISDELVRKHYKEHEGRPFYQDLITFMTSGPVFAMVWEGDNIIKLSRLMMGTTDPEEATPGSIRGDFATKVNRNVIHGSDSSESASREIHLFFSEKELVTY, from the coding sequence ATGGAAAGAACCTTTCTTATGATCAAACCCGATGCTGTCCGGCGAGGACTGATAGGACAAATTATCGCACGATTTGAAGCGAAGGGATTTAAAATGGTTGCGGGGAAACTGATGAACATATCTGATGAACTCGTCAGAAAGCATTATAAGGAACATGAAGGCCGTCCCTTCTATCAGGATCTGATCACTTTTATGACGTCCGGCCCCGTTTTTGCTATGGTATGGGAGGGGGATAATATTATCAAACTTTCCCGGTTAATGATGGGAACAACTGACCCGGAGGAAGCAACACCAGGTTCTATCCGTGGCGATTTTGCGACAAAGGTTAACCGGAATGTCATTCATGGATCCGATTCTTCGGAAAGTGCATCACGTGAAATCCATCTGTTCTTCTCTGAAAAAGAACTTGTTACATACTGA
- the mtrB gene encoding trp RNA-binding attenuation protein MtrB gives MDIRNEEVLGDYFVVKAEEDGVNVIGLTRGAETRFFHTEKLDQGEVMIAQFTEHTSAIKVHGKAMIQTKHGTIHSE, from the coding sequence TTGGACATCAGGAACGAGGAAGTTCTGGGTGATTATTTTGTTGTGAAAGCCGAAGAGGACGGAGTGAATGTGATTGGCCTGACAAGAGGGGCTGAGACACGATTCTTTCACACTGAAAAACTGGACCAGGGGGAAGTGATGATCGCCCAATTCACCGAACATACCTCAGCAATTAAGGTTCACGGAAAAGCAATGATTCAGACAAAACACGGGACGATCCATTCTGAATGA
- the trpC gene encoding indole-3-glycerol phosphate synthase TrpC, translating to MHEDFLGKIMTTKKEELSRFQMPERLIRRKKRSLKKALGHPRHALGLIAEVKQASPSKGFFRKQLDPDAIARSYEQAGADAISVLTDQTYFHGSLENLVKVVQSVSLPVLRKDFIIDDRQIEEADRAGADAILLIAAALDPNQLHEFYLAAQERHIECLVEVHRPEEADAVLSLFTPEIMGANNRNLKTFKTDLTVTEQIRKLIPDDVIFIAESGVRRADDVNYLKMCGADAALVGETLIRAHSPSDKIRDLFGGEVSDIAPST from the coding sequence ATGCATGAAGATTTTCTGGGAAAGATTATGACAACCAAAAAAGAAGAGCTGTCCCGGTTTCAAATGCCGGAGAGGTTAATCAGACGAAAGAAGCGTTCACTGAAAAAGGCACTCGGTCATCCGCGGCATGCCCTCGGATTAATTGCCGAAGTCAAACAGGCCTCTCCTTCAAAAGGCTTTTTCAGAAAGCAGCTCGATCCGGACGCAATCGCAAGATCCTATGAACAGGCGGGTGCGGATGCCATCAGTGTGCTGACAGATCAAACGTATTTTCATGGTTCGCTGGAGAATCTGGTCAAAGTCGTACAATCCGTTTCACTTCCTGTTCTGAGAAAGGATTTCATCATCGATGACCGGCAGATTGAGGAAGCGGACCGTGCCGGGGCAGATGCCATTTTATTAATTGCTGCCGCACTTGATCCGAACCAATTGCATGAGTTTTATCTGGCTGCACAGGAACGTCATATTGAATGTCTGGTAGAGGTGCATCGGCCGGAGGAGGCAGATGCTGTTCTGTCCCTTTTCACACCGGAGATAATGGGTGCTAATAACCGTAATTTGAAAACATTCAAAACGGATCTTACCGTGACGGAGCAAATCCGCAAACTGATTCCAGATGATGTGATTTTCATTGCTGAATCCGGTGTACGACGGGCAGATGATGTAAACTATCTGAAAATGTGTGGTGCGGATGCCGCCCTTGTCGGAGAAACTCTAATCCGTGCCCATTCGCCATCTGATAAAATTCGTGATCTGTTCGGCGGGGAAGTGAGCGACATTGCGCCCTCTACTTAA